In Arthrobacter sp. MN05-02, the genomic stretch CCTCATCCAGCGTTTCGCCGGCGACGCGTAGGCGCAGCAGCACCGCACGGAGAAGGCCCCCGCTTCCAGCAGGAAGCGGGGGCCTTCGTCGTCGAGGACAGCTTGTCAGCCGACGGACTCGTCCTCGTCCTCGTGGTCGATCAGGCGCCCGGGCAGTTTCTGCGCCGCGTCCTGGTCGATCAGCCACAGGGTCTTCCGCACCCCGCGCGCCCCGGCGGCGGGGACCTGGACATGGCCGGCTCCCGCGAGGGCCAGTCCCACGGCACCGGCCTTGTCGCTGCCGCTGACGGACAGCCAGACCTCCTGGGCCGTGTTGATCGCCTCCAGCGTCAGCGAGATGCGCTGCGGCGGCGGCTTGGGTGCGTCGGCGACGCCCACCGTCGTCTCGCCCCTGGTGCGGATGCCGGCCATCTCCGGGAAGAGCGAGGCGACGTGCGCGTCGGGTCCGACACCCAGCAGGAGGACGTCGAAGCGGGGGAGGCGCGGATCGGGCTGCACCGCGTCCTCGTCCGCCTCGCGTTCGGCCTTGGCGGCCGCCGCGAGCTGTCCGGCGTAGTCGAGGGCGGCCGCGTCCTCATCGGGGAATTCGTCCTTCGAGCCGAACTCGTGGATCTTCACGGGGTCGACGGCGATCCGGTCGAGCAACGCGGCACGCGCCTGGACGGCGTTGCGGTCCGGGTCCTCGGCGCGCAGGAACCGCTCGTCGCCCCACCAGAAGTGCACGTTCGCCCAGTCGACCGCCGTGTGCGCCGGTGATTCCACGACGGCCTGCAGGGCCGCCGTGCCGATCGAGCCGCCCGTGAGGACCACGGTGGCCGTGCCGCGGGTCGCTCTGCACGTCGACCAGGC encodes the following:
- the pgl gene encoding 6-phosphogluconolactonase (possible pseudo due to frameshift), encoding MVLTGGSIGTAALQAVVESPAHTAVDWANVHFWWGDERFLRAEDPDRNAVQARAALLDRIAVDPVKIHEFGSKDEFPDEDAAALDYAGQLAAAAKAEREADEDAVQPDPRLPRFDVLLLGVGPDAHVASLFPEMAGIRTRGETTVGVADAPKPPPQRISLTLEAINTAQEVWLSVSGSDKAGAVGLALAGAGHVQVPAAGARGVRKTLWLIDQDAAQKLPGRLIDHEDEDESVG